The sequence GTTGCACTGTCAGTGTGAGGTGTTGATTATTAATTTCTTTATTCAAATGCTAATAACATTGGAACTGTTAACCCATTTGTACCCAGAGGGATCAGCAACAGTCTTCTGCAGTGTAGTGGTTAATTAAATCCACCTGTCTTGGTAAAAGCCTGGTTTTACATTTTGGGTAAATTAAAGGAGTGAATTTAGAGATGAGTAATAATGTTGATCCAAAAAGTGCATTTGTGCAGCAAAGAAAAACCTGAATGAACAATACCCCTCCCCCAAATGCTACAAAAGATTCCCATTTATCATCTCTTACCTAATTATTTTTAACGTAGAAACATGAAGTCTTATGCATATGCCTTAGTGTCTTTTCAGCTGTGTCCGATAATTGCTTTGGGTAGTTATGCAGCCAGTCCACTTCAGAACGTTTAAAGACCGTGTGAACTATATAAGATGGCAGTTGTGTTGGCTCATTTTATAGGAATTGTATGTTTACGATTGCTGATGCAACTAAATTACAAGTTTTTTGAGCCACACCTGAGTGATAAGAAATGAGTGGGGGATGTGTGtaggtacacatacacacacttttatatatacagtggtgagaaaaagtttgtgaaccccttaaaattttcacatatttcaaatctaaaatgttattagatcttcaAGTCCTgataataaataaagataacctgatcaaacaaatgacacaaaaacatgatactttttcaacatttatttatccacaaagaATTTAACATTAAATAacaatgtgtgaaaaagtatgtgaacctttagattcagtacctggtggcacccccatGAGAAGCAATGACTTCAAACTAAGCGTTtcttgtaactgctggtcagacTCGTCTGTTTTGAGGGATTTGGGGCCATTCCTTGTTACAGAACTGCTTAAATTCAGTGATaattgagggcttccttgcatggacagctcactttaggtcctgccacaacattttgatggggtttaggtccgaacCTTGATTAGGTAattctaaaatgtggaatttcttcttctgcagccattcttttgtagatctgcttgtatgtttaggatcattctCTTCCTGCATGACCCACATTCTCTTAAGctcatggatggatggatggcctgacattctgcTCTAGAATCTTGTGATAAAATGCAGAATTCGTGGTTATGTCAATGATAAGCCgttcaggtcctgaggcagcaaagcagcttCAAACCATTACACTCCCATCACCGTTGTTGACAGTTGGGATGCGGTTCTTCTGTTCgcacgcagtgtttggtttttgccaaacttaacgtttctcattgatgccaaaaagttctaccttttgaCTTGCCTGTTTAgagtacattgttccagaagtctcgtGGATAATtttatgtgctctttggtgaacctcagacaggcagcaatgttctttttagagagcagtggtttcctcctggctatccttccatgaacaccattcttgttcagtttttctgatagttgagtcatgaacactcgcatcctggatggccctccgccgacttaaacgtAACATGgcaaaaaacagagctcctcatacttcctcccaaacctgaccctactacctccttccacattaggcctcggacatgcttAGCGctggcgtgctgatgcgtgctgaggctcagggaaagcgggtgctttccctggccttgcggttgcttgtccTGCTCGCTGTaagggggcgggcacgtcactggccgggggcgggcacgtcactgcccgggggcgggccagtgacgtcacagagctggttcgccctcattgggcgaaccgctcacgtgaccgacctGTCGCGccagcaagcgggggaattttaaatttccctaagacctgcgcttccggaagcgcaggtgagcccctactaaagctggtctaattgcggctgtaggggctcagtgctgagcgggagcgcgcgttagcgcgcttccgccagcaagcaggcaacatggccgaggccttactgttggaagtacagctcaacccccttataacgctgtgcttggagtccaaacaatcacatcgcgttataagtggatcgcgttagaaataatgtacaattgtatgcattgtacaataaagtatttaagataccaataatcgtgttgtaaagtattcataaatacaaaaattgggagccaagcttacatcgcgttataagcggattcgcgttgtaacggatcacgttataacggggttgagctggactatcattcacccagtagcccaagcacactgcctatgggtcacactcgactcctctctcacattctcctctcacattcaaaacttatctaaaacctgtcgtttttcctTCACAattttacaaagatacgccctttcctctgttactctacTGCGAGAACGCtggctcaggccctcattctctcccacctcGATTGCTGtaacctgctgtccggccttcctgcctcttgcctgtctcccctacaatctatcctacaatctatcctaaacgctgctgccagaatcgctactctttcctaaatctgtctcagcgtctcccctgctgaaatcactctcctggcttcctatcaaattccccatctcgcactcaattgtcctcacttttaaagctttactcttctgcccctccctacatctcagccctaatttttcgttatgcgccatcccgactcttgcgttctgctgaaggatgccttctctctaccccctttgtatctaaagccttctcctgccttaaacctttctcactgactgccccacacctctggaatgcccttcccctctacctgacttgcaccctctctatccatttTTAAGACTcgccttaagacacacttgcttaaagaagcatatgagtagcacagtggctaataatatacacatgatacataaagcttggccccctgcacacacttaccagaactccctcctactgtctctgtacaatctacctaccaattagattgtaagctcctcggagcagggactcctcttccgaaatgttacttttatgtctgaagcccttattcccatgatctgttatttgtgttatttgtgatttatatgattgtcacatgtattactactgtgaagcgctatgtacagtacattaatggttcTATATACAGACATTAGCCAAGGCAAGAGTggactgcagatccttggatgtttctCTGatattctttgtgacttcctggatgatttgcggGTTTGGTCTTGGAGAGATTTtagtaggacgaccgctcctgggtagagtgactgttgtCTTGAACTTTTTTCATTTGTAGACTGTCTGACCGGGGATTggggagccccaaatccttagaaatggttttgtaacccttttctAGACTGAGCATCAATAAccgcttttctgaggtcctcagagatttattttgatcgtggcatgccTTGTTttcacacctgtatggtgaagacaaaactcacaaagtttctgatcttcatttaatatttaatatttaagagAAGACTGGTTTAGATTCAAGAAGgtaatcatggaaaaactatggaatttttgtaattatcattggggttcacagaGGTATTCTTGCCACTGTACAATACCATTTATTATCTGATTATGAATGACACAGCCATTATGATGGGTTTTTTTGTAGCTAGTTTTCTCAGATGTCTTCTGTTGCTATTGATTTGAAATCCATAACTTTTAGTTGCATGGATCTTATTCTAAATCAACTAGCACAGTGATGGTTCTACCTGCTTTAGATGACAAatgctttatcctatatttgtatttacagtatattgatccagaaaaAGGCAAGCAAAATAAAACCCAGTGAAATTTCCTCtcgggaaaaataaattccttcctgactccaaaataTTGTAATAATTATTACACATTTCAATGTGTATGTATTCATGTTTTCTAAAATATCAAAATATTTTAGGTTGGAGAGAGGCATGAGGAAATTAGATTTTCAGTACAACAGTGAAGACTACTTTTGACATTGTTACTGTACATCTTGTTTTTATTCTGCCCAATAATAATTAATTTGCACATTATTTTATAGTTACCTGATCTTAAAGACGCCGAGGCGGTCCAAAAGTTTTTCCTTGAAGAGATTCAACTTGGAGAGGAGTTACTAGCACAAGgttgtacatttatttattttaattttgtgtgtgtgtgttttgcataggtttgaagaagggggtctccggcgctgaaccccattaatttcggctctgggaccccctgcttcctgagagagaatcctctgaagggggtgctggtatctcgttaaagtttaaagctcctgcatcccGTGGGCTAATGGGACGCTGCACCAGGTGACGtgactgcttcctattggcccgcaggacgcggGAGCTTTGCAACGCCCCCATTACATGAATCCCAGCTAGCGAGCTAGAGCGGCTATCGGCTCCACTTATGGAGGTAAgcatccctggagctgaaataaacgtggttcatctctggagaccccctgcttcaatcctatataaaaaaaaggaaaaaagctaCCCGCTTGGTTTGCCGCTTTAAATAATGTATGCTTTCCTTTGAAATTACCATTGCACTGTGAGGGAATGCCACTAACGGCAAGCTATGAGATCAAATTATTTAATATTGTCGGCTTTTGTCAAGTGCTTTGCATTTGTAATCCGTGTCTGAGAATGTAAATGTAGGTTGGGTGTAAATCAATGTATATATTTCTGTTCCCAGGCGAATTTGAAAAGGGTGTTGATCACTTAACAAATGCCATTGCTGTATGCGGACAACCCCAGCAGTTGCTACAGGTTTTGCAGCAGACTCTTCCACCGCCTGTTTTCCAGATGCTCCTGACTAAACTACCAACAATCAGCCAAGTAAGTAGTTTTGTACGTTTGTTTTGTACGTTTGTTTTGTACGTTTGTTTTACACTGAAGGACACAAGCAAATAATTAATGCCACACAGCCATTGCTTTATCAAGGGATGTCCCTGTAAAATCAGCCTCTAtctatatctcaaatggaaatattactgtatgctcatttgcatgtcttagagagGTTGCAAACCTTTGTAAGGATTTAATAAAATGCTAGGATGCTTGTATGTTTGAACTGCTGTTTTTGTCGTTTAGTACTTGTATTCATGCCAAAAAGCTGTATTATTTAAAGAAGTGTTTTTTAAATCTTTGTTCAGTTATGAGGAAGCTTGcatggggtttaaaaaaaaacaaaaaaaaaaacttgcatatATAAACATTTTTCCATAAATAGTTTTATTTGCAATGTTAAACTATTTATTAATgaagaaaaaatatttattcgATATTCGTACGACCATGATTATTTCTTAGGTGCATAGAATACTTTTGCTAAGGTTACAGCCCAATTTTAATGGTTTCTACCCTTTTTAATAGGTAAAAAAAACTTGTTGCAGATCATGCCGTTTTattctttatattttttttttgtaatgtaatTCTACATCACaaacctgtgtatatatatattttttgttttacagaGGATTGGAAGTGTACCAAATTTGGCTGAAGATGATGTGGAGTAAAAAATGTGACCACAAAGAAAGTGACGTTTCtttctttttatctttttttttgtttgtttttttttccaatgCAGTAATTTGTGGGAGGTAACAATGAAATGTGATTACAGGATCGTATATTACATTGAatttgatctaaaaaaaaaaaaacctacaaagGTTTTACCTTGTGTAGGATTAATTGGCaggatattatttattggtttggTAAATGTGTATTTGATAACTTTTTATTTTGTTAATACACTATGCGGTTTACCTATAAATCTTACATTTCCTATAAAATATGTGGTTATAATGTACATATCGTAAATGCTCTGTTTTTGGATAAAGGCAATAAATGAATCCTCCCTTTGGACGTGTCACACGCAGAATCAATGTTATCGTGTTGTAGCACAGATTATGCAGTCCTTTTTGGTGTCTTAATATGGCTACATAATGGTTTTAGATGTACTATCATTTAGAACTGTGTACTTTGGCTCCTATTCATTATTAGGTGAAGCAATTTTCCCCTTGAAGTTTTAAACTCCATTTATTCAAACAGGGCTTAAATCTCCTTGAGTAATGGGACCATGGCTTCAGAGCATATTAAGTCACTGCTCATGTTAGAGAGTCAAGAATCTACCTGCATTTGGAGCTTTCCTACTGGCAATGTCTATTTCCTAAAGACTTGCAATGCTTTATGTACATTAAAATATCTCAAAGAAAATGTAATGGTGGCTACTGAGAAATAGAAGTTATTGGAAGAATTTCAGTTCTGATCCTGCAGGCATCACCATATCCCTGCTCCTTTTCTTCACTTCACCAGTCTAAGGACTGCCTTTCAATAGAAAAGAAAATTGAGGCATGTTTTGTATTTTGTGCATGTATGTACACCCTTCTCTATACTTTATACAATATAtacctttttttttgtaaaagataaggccgcgcttatagtcacggcgacgctgacgtcatgtTGCGGTTACTGAAAACATTGAATTGACTGGCGATCGCGAACAAGTCGTCGTGTCGCTCCtcctataagcgcacacgacggaTTCCATATATTTGTTTTGAGTCGCTGGGACTataagcggtgtgtgtgtgtgtgtctgcgcgcCTGCCTGTCTGCGTAtagatatacgtgtgtgtgtgtgtgtgtgtgtgtgtgtgtgtgtgtgtgtgtgtgtgtgtgtgtgtgtgtgtgtgtgtgtctttgtttcAGGGAAGTTATGTTGACTCGTGCCAAGGATATGTTAGAAGATCGCCAACAGGTCTGATTTATGTAATGTGTAACACCCCATGATGGTAATTTTACCTATTGTGTTGCTGTTATTTTAATGCAGGAAAATGGCTATTAAAATTGGTGTTGTAGAGGCATTCTGCATTTGAGGTTAGTTTGCTGGAGAGTTTGACATTCCATAATGCGCTCTCATATCAAAATGACTGCcttaaaaatacaatttttttttttttaataaatcagttgtgtagtttTGGATAGTACttactgctttaaaaaaaattatatatacacctATCTTCCCTgccctttttaatgagttttaatgtatgTGTTACCATTTCAGAAGCCACAGCTCTACCACCTTGGAACTAGGCATCCATATTGGGAGCCCTGGAAGGCATGGGATCATGGGAGATCGTGTTGATTGGCATCTTTGCTTACTTTTAAGGCAATATAATGAACTGCTGCATCTATTGGCAAATGGCAATAGCCAATGTCACTTTAAGAGGTGCTATAACTTTTGTAGGttaggtcagcggtgcgcaaactggggggcacgagactACCTGTGGGGGGCCCTGCGCTTCGCAGAGGCCCTTAAATTTAGTGCCAGGggtgctgcagggcctctgtaaacctttatttACCGTGGCTCCACACTTGACTCCGCAAGgttatgtgatgtcacgttgctatagcaacgtgacgtcatgacgccgggtgagggggggcagaggggtgaggtgactgccggcagggggcgcagggaacaaagtttgcgccccccccctggGTTAGGTCACTAGCCAGCAATATCTACGTAAACCACCagcctctttttttatttttttttgtgttggaTGAGAAACATCCCAGATTAGTACGGTTTGTTACAATTTGCACTATGAAAGGTGTAtatactaaggtaatgaagaagcGATGTTTCCACTGTTCTATGTACATTTGATACTTATACCTCTTCCAAGCAATAGTACAGCAACATGCAATCTGGGCCTTCTGCTCCAGGCACAAAAACAAGAGGAGCTGTCCTCTTCACACCTCATTCTTCTGGACCTTCCTGCTGTACTTGAAAGTCGCCAATTATGTAAGGTACCAGTAGAGGAATAAGTTTTAtataagtcaggcctgcacaactttgTAAAGTGAAAAGGGctgaaatgctccaaggaaaacagatttggcccgcacgggtaaaacagcatttattatttaaaattatactttttttttttttttaatcctgtcaAGGAAGACTAGCACTTTTACCACCTTTATACCTTTTTGGATCAATccactaggcaggacaacattgttgaataaaatggggtttatttggtgagggggccgtcgcgggccgcacagggagtcTGGCGGGCCGTATGTAGTGCAGGCCTGATATAAGTAAATGTGGGAGAGGATTTATCTGTTAAAGCACTTGGCTTCATGGTCCGCAATATtgccttttgaaaaaaaattacttattaatatacagtggtgtgaaaaagaaagtacaccctctttgaattctatggttttgcaTATCggtacataataacaatcatctgttccttagcaggtcttaaaattaggtaaatgcaacctcagatgaacaacaacacatgacattaatattggttctacaagctattgaatcataaggtatacttagtttttcacacatggcttctccattttggctttatttttgttaaataaatcatgacacggtgtaatatgtcgtgttgttcatctgaggttgtatttacctaattttaagacctgttaaggaacagatgattgttatgtcctgatatgtaaaaccatagaattcaaagagggtgtactttctttttcacacaactgtatagaAATACCTGGAATGCAAGTATGGCATAGGTTACCTATACCTTAGTTGGATTAGATTGTAATAGACACTCCAAACAAAGCAGCAAAACGTCAAAAAtcctgttgtgttttttttttaatcagttctgtattattagataaaactgtctgcatttttttaaaactcctAATGCTTTCTTAAAAAAATGATTTTCTTTTCAATGTACTGAGCATCCTTTTGGTTGCTCCAGAACCAGTTAAAAAGTCATACAGTATGCACGTTTTGAAACAGGTTCTTACACCTTTTTTGAGCTTTGATGGTGTGtttcaaacagcagactgtctattactctggaaGCTGTAATAATAATGGGTTACACGTACTAATGTAATGAGATATCTCATCTGCAGCATAGTCAGAAgtcagccattatgttaggcacacaatcaggatttttacagatttattaaCAGGAGCATTAAACGATTGCCAGCTAGGGTAAAAATGTAAAATTATACatggtcacatgctttacatttacaaataagaaagaagaaaaaaaaaaaagatgactgCAGTACTGCTACTTTATACTGtgttataaaaatgttttgcaaGGAAATCATGTATTTCAAGTATGTCTATCCCTATTTTGGTTTTCTTTCAAACTGCAAGTGGGAACTGGTGCTAGGATTCCAACTCGCACTATGCTTTATCGCCTAATGTCCATGTGGATATAAATATCCCTCATATATTTTCTTTCTGTATGGAGGAGAGTGTTTGTCACACGGATCCCATTTATTACTTACTATTGTAACCAGGATACctgaaaaaataaacaatacattaaatgtacacacaatgtttttactagcagacCATAGCATATATTTATCCATACAGTTACAGATCACTTTCTTCACTATCACATTCTGAGTTTGAGTCTGAAGATTCTTCGGAATCATGCTTTAAGTCGTTGAGGTCAGTGGTTTCCCACAAAATATTCTCTGTGCCATCAAGTGCGTTTGTGATGCAGCATTTCTTAAATGAGTGCTCTACTATTGTTTCTGGTATTTTCTTCCAAGCATCAGACACCCATTCTGCAAGTTTTGATGCAGAGGCCCTCTTAATCTTACCAGGTGTCAAAGGAAGGTTTCCGATAGCAACCATGCCTCATACTCTTTCTTTATATGGTTTGTTGACTGAAACATCAATGAGTTGAAGTTGGCTAGCTTATTCTTTAGCTGTTCAGATAAATGTCCACGAAACGCATCAACAACTAATATACTAGTGTTACGTAGAGCTCCTGGACGTATATTCCAGACGATTTTTACACAGTCTTACATCTGCTCAGCTGTCATCcatccatttttatttattttttgtgtgcgcacgcataaTTACATCTTAGGGAAAAATCTCATTCTTAAGTATCGTTTTGCGGTTTAAAATGATATAAGGCGCCAACTTTCGGCCATTGAAGTTATACATAGCATCACGGTGACACGCTGCTTTTCATAACCCATGATCTTGACTTCTTTAGCATCTTTAGGATTGACAGTATAATTTCGAGGCATACCGAAGAATACCATGGTTTAGTTTGCATTTCCTATTTGCTTAAACTCAGTCTCATTTTTTCCTTAATTTAATTACGTATCGCTGGATGTTAAACAGCTTCTCTTGAAAGTCAGCCGGAAGCTTTTGACAGATCGATGTTCGGTGTCTGGATGATAGTCCTTCACGACGCATGAACCTCTCCTAGCTTTGAAAATTATATTCCAGGAGATTTGGCAATTTTGACGTGTGACAGGCAATCTTTTTGCACATGTCTCAATGACCAAAACGAAACACGGCTTTATTTACTTGTGGGTATCTTCCCTCCTTAGGTTCTGTAAAGCACTTGGTTGTTGCTTTCTAAGAAAATATGGAAGTGCGGTCTTTCCTCCAGTGATGAATATTTGCTTCACTTATAGCAAATTTACCTCCCACAGCTCTATTTCCGTGCTCTTCTGTGTACACAATAACTTTCCGTATCAATGCTGCATCATAATGTAATCTTTTTGAAGACATTTTAAGCAACAATTAGGGATTCAATTTACCAAAGCAAATATGGTAACTCAACTGAGGTGACAATTGGAAAAAGTGCATCTTAGAATCGTGGAAATACGTTATTTATCGTATCCCCTCTTAAAGCTAGGCTCTCCTAATAAATCAGATTATCGAACCCCTTTATTAAAATAGAGGCGTCCTCTTCCATTTGCGCCACTCTATAAGCACGTTACCGCAATGTGCCGCCGTGTGGTTCTCTGGTGCTGTGTAATTCTTCGGCAATCAGTGTTAAGTTAAGcaataggcttttttttttttttttttttttgccataagAATACAGATACAAAATAAGTGCTGGGTATGGGTGTCCCATTCATCATATATTGAAGTAGCAAGCAATACTGATTCGGACTCGGACATTCTACATCGCCACCGTTATATTCTTAATAGTTTTTCAAATTTAACCCAACAAATATATAGCTGAATATATAACAAATACTGCTTTTACTAGATGCTTGTTAGTTCCTAAAGAACATAAAGAAAGAATGTGACCCTGAATCCAATGCTGCTGTAATCAGGACTGAAGGCCTCATTCTACATCCAACCAAGTGGCCGATCAGGCCATTTTTGGCTGAAAATCCCAATTGATGTCTATTGGGATTTTCGGCATGGATATAGAATTTGGCCGTCCATTGTAAAGCAGGTCTTGGGtgtttgattttctttttttttttttttaaacaaatctttgCCACCTACAATTATATGATCTAATTTACATACTTGGTCCCCTTATCCTAGATAGAGAATAGACTAGAGAATAAAAAGTGATTCTGCTACATTCATCATGCAATATCTAGAAAAAAACAGCTAGGTGGCACACTATACAAACAGTACATTCTAGGGTAAGAACAGCAACGCCATGATCACAGATTTCATATATGAGACATGTAAACATATCTTCCGCTAAATATGCAGTGCTCTAGAGTTGTGTTGTAGCAGCTCTTTAATGTGTAAGTATATACCTTATAAGTAACCATTTGTAATGAACATGGTAATCATAAAAAATAACAATAGTTAATTGTTTTATAATGGTTATTGAAATAATGACAATATACCTAGATATACCATTAGTGTTATTTTTAACTGTCCTCAAGTGCTTTACAACAAGCTTGCTACTCTGGAGGCAAGTTGTCTTGTTCTCTGCTGCTTGAAAGCTCCCAGACTTCCTGATGGATATTTCAGGAAAGACCTGGTATTGGTTTCGGCTAGTCCATTTACTCTGCTGCTTGCTCCCTTCTCTGACATTTGCTTGATTGACTACTCTGCTGTTTGCTGCCTGCCTTTGGATTGCCTGATTACCCCTTCTGCCTGCTCCTCCCTGATCTCTCCACTGACCATCGCACTGCGGATCTAGACTCCTGGCACCAGCTATCTGCGAATATATACTATCCCTGTGGATTTCCCTGAAATCCTGATAGGAGAGGAGTAAAATGTCAATTTAGGAAACGTGCTTTGGTACCAAGTGAATCTCTGTATTGTGATGGAAAAGGGGGATATTGGGCCAGGTTTGTAGGAAATATGTGGAGCTCCGTTTTATATGCAGAAGGATATAGCCAAGAATCAATTTGAGACTTTGGACTGAATTACTGGTGTGTGGTTAAGGGTGGATAGATATATTTGTGTATTTGCATAGAGTGGAAACTTGAAGCCAAAGGATTTGTGGTCAACAAGTGCTAGTGTAGTGTGAAGAGAGAAAATGGGAGGCCCCAGAACAGTACCATGAAGTACACTGACagatgaggcacagggagaaaaagtgactttcccaaggtcacaaggagctgacacgggAATCCAATCTCAGTGCCATTGttctcagtgtctttactcactgagccattacTTCAGACCTTCAGATATTATACTTATATTAAACACATTATTAAGCaaatcagtgtatatatatatatatatatatatatatatatatatatatatatatatatatacatacatactgattTGCTTAATAATATgtaagcaaatatatatatatatatatatatatatatatatatatatatatatatatatatatatatatatatatagcctctagccgctacttcttttcctgggccctaccagtgtaagtcctgttaggtgcaggcagtggatgggttaatttcttcagaaaggccttgtgtgcttttgcagcattagatacatttgatgtatccaagggagggcctagcaacagccagaaagtgtcagcctgaggggtggatactgatGGGGCCACATACTGGATGTGGTGGCctgtcagtatccagatctgcctTGTTATGAGGCAGAGTTACAATCACACcgaagggtataaatactggcactctcacaaaagtgggtgtgtctctttcctctccctatggagtgagtaccagctaccctgggtctcactaGGAGGCCTTAGGAGTAGCATCATCACCATGCATGTACCATCataagtgtgattcactgtctaagGACCAAGATAGGTGTCAGTATAGACTCTTCTTCCATCCAAAGGACCCATGCTGACTAGAGGCGCTGCAACCACGAATAAGGaaccctgtcctgttctccccacaacatcgcagagGGGGTGtgcaagggctacatttggaggtgctgctgagatattATGCTCACAGGACAGGTTTACCAGCAGAATGAACCAGAGAAATAAGTACAGTTTCAGCTCAGTTCTAAAGAAAGGGAATGAGCGAGGGACGGgtagtaaaggggatttctaatctgCCGGAAGCTGCAGCCTGCTCTGCCCTAAAATAATATAAAGTGAATACCCTAACTCAAGCGCTAAACCTAATTAAAGTGTGAATTACACGTGAATGTATACCATGAAATTACAAACCAATTGTGATTACAAGAGGCCAAAGCTGC comes from Ascaphus truei isolate aAscTru1 chromosome 4, aAscTru1.hap1, whole genome shotgun sequence and encodes:
- the TOMM20 gene encoding mitochondrial import receptor subunit TOM20 homolog, with the translated sequence MVMVGKTSAIAAGVCGALFLGYCIYFDRKRRSDPDFKKRLRERRKKQKLAKEKAGQARLPDLKDAEAVQKFFLEEIQLGEELLAQGEFEKGVDHLTNAIAVCGQPQQLLQVLQQTLPPPVFQMLLTKLPTISQRIGSVPNLAEDDVE